One Methylocapsa sp. D3K7 DNA window includes the following coding sequences:
- a CDS encoding mannose-1-phosphate guanylyltransferase/mannose-6-phosphate isomerase, producing the protein MCGGSGTRVWPESRESLPKQFISLIGERSTFQTAAEMLTDSVFETPIVISNTDYRFLVAEQLQKINREARIVLEPIRRDSGPAVAAAAELAAQSGPDTIVAVLAADHVVRDRQGFVDLCKKAAEAAALGYIVTLGIKPDSPATGFGYIKTGKTVTPDGSVFKVEAFVEKPDAATAETYVAGNYLWNSGNFFFRADVMQEELRNFEPEMAAAAADAVARAKKDLKFLVLDAEAFARAPKKSIDYAVMERTSKAAVVPADIGWSDVGNWQAVWQLSERDDKGNSIRGRGVVMNASNVHVRSDEHLTTVVGVDDVIVVTTQDAVLVLNAAHGDHVKQLVDRLKSENRPEALEHKRSYRPWGYYQSVDSGGRYQVKRIVVKPGERLSLQKHFHRSEHWIVVKGTAEVTRDDEVHFVHENESIYLPIGCVHRMANPGRIDLELIEVQTGSYLGEDDIVRLQDVYNRG; encoded by the coding sequence ATGTGCGGCGGTTCCGGAACCCGAGTGTGGCCGGAATCGCGTGAAAGCCTGCCCAAACAATTTATTTCTCTCATCGGCGAGCGCTCCACCTTTCAGACCGCCGCGGAGATGCTCACCGACAGCGTGTTCGAAACGCCCATCGTCATCTCCAACACCGATTACCGGTTTCTTGTCGCCGAGCAATTGCAAAAGATCAATCGCGAGGCACGGATTGTTCTCGAGCCGATCCGGCGTGATTCTGGTCCCGCCGTCGCCGCCGCCGCCGAGCTTGCGGCGCAATCGGGGCCGGACACGATCGTCGCGGTTCTCGCCGCGGACCATGTGGTGCGCGATCGTCAAGGTTTCGTGGATTTGTGCAAGAAGGCGGCCGAAGCGGCCGCGCTTGGCTATATCGTGACGCTCGGAATCAAGCCGGATTCTCCCGCCACCGGCTTCGGCTATATCAAAACCGGTAAGACGGTCACGCCTGACGGCAGCGTTTTCAAGGTTGAAGCGTTTGTCGAAAAGCCGGATGCCGCCACGGCTGAAACCTATGTCGCTGGAAATTATCTTTGGAACTCCGGCAATTTTTTCTTCCGCGCCGATGTCATGCAGGAAGAGTTGCGGAATTTCGAGCCGGAGATGGCGGCGGCGGCGGCGGACGCGGTGGCCCGGGCAAAAAAGGATTTGAAGTTCCTGGTGCTCGATGCCGAGGCCTTCGCCAGGGCGCCGAAGAAGTCAATCGACTACGCTGTCATGGAGCGCACCAGCAAGGCGGCGGTCGTTCCCGCCGACATCGGCTGGTCGGATGTCGGCAATTGGCAAGCGGTTTGGCAATTGTCGGAGCGCGACGACAAGGGCAATTCGATCCGCGGCCGCGGCGTTGTCATGAACGCGTCCAACGTGCATGTGCGTTCTGACGAGCATTTGACGACGGTTGTCGGCGTCGATGACGTCATCGTCGTCACGACGCAAGACGCCGTGCTCGTGCTCAACGCGGCGCATGGCGATCACGTTAAGCAGCTGGTCGATCGCCTGAAAAGCGAGAATCGCCCGGAAGCCCTCGAGCATAAGCGCTCCTACCGGCCGTGGGGCTATTATCAATCGGTCGATTCGGGAGGCCGCTACCAAGTCAAACGTATTGTCGTGAAACCGGGTGAGCGCTTGTCCTTGCAAAAACATTTCCATCGCTCTGAGCACTGGATCGTCGTCAAGGGGACCGCCGAAGTCACCCGCGACGATGAAGTGCATTTCGTGCATGAAAACGAGTCGATCTATTTGCCGATCGGCTGCGTGCACCGGATGGCGAACCCCGGCCGGATCGATCTCGAACTGATCGAAGTGCAGACGGGATCTTATCTCGGCGAAGACGACATTGTTCGCCTGCAGGATGTCTACAACCGTGGCTAA